In uncultured Cohaesibacter sp., a genomic segment contains:
- a CDS encoding DUF1826 domain-containing protein, whose product MSKLLLEKTQMAASPLQPSRNSHSAEAVLIGREVEALQQTTNPGVAAVIWHRNPIASFQNWVDRLPSEQLPELRTIVPLDRVESVVQAACDAKELPAGPERNRLASDVAALAFIFGQIMDVHNVHLRFDVDDGGMCPKFHIDNVAARLLCTYRGPGTEYVTTANLDDSEQIGQIATGSVGLFRGKKWPSLEDCTLLHRSPQIAPGSLARLLLVIDTAG is encoded by the coding sequence GTGAGCAAGCTTCTCTTGGAAAAGACACAGATGGCTGCAAGCCCGCTGCAGCCATCTCGCAACAGCCATTCGGCAGAAGCTGTTCTCATCGGCCGCGAGGTTGAAGCCTTGCAACAAACCACCAATCCTGGGGTTGCTGCTGTGATTTGGCACCGCAATCCCATCGCCTCCTTTCAGAATTGGGTCGATAGGCTACCATCTGAACAACTGCCCGAATTGCGCACGATCGTGCCGCTCGACAGGGTGGAGAGCGTGGTCCAAGCTGCGTGCGATGCGAAGGAACTGCCAGCAGGGCCGGAGCGAAATAGGCTCGCAAGCGACGTGGCCGCTCTGGCCTTCATTTTTGGGCAGATCATGGACGTTCACAACGTGCACCTGCGTTTCGATGTTGATGATGGCGGGATGTGTCCGAAATTCCATATCGACAATGTCGCTGCCCGTCTCTTGTGCACCTATCGCGGACCGGGGACGGAGTATGTCACAACAGCGAACCTCGATGACTCCGAGCAGATTGGCCAGATCGCCACCGGTTCGGTCGGGTTGTTTCGCGGCAAAAAATGGCCATCGCTTGAAGACTGTACTCTCCTGCATCGTTCGCCACAGATTGCACCGGGATCATTGGCTCGGTTGCTGCTTGTTATCGATACGGCTGGCTAG
- a CDS encoding GTP-binding protein: protein MSGTRLPVTVLSGFLGAGKTTLLNTILNNREGLRVAVIVNDMSEVNIDADLVRAGGAELSQTDETLVEMSNGCICCTLRDDLLIEVRKLASESRFDYLLIESTGIAEPLPVAATFEFRDEMGVSLSDVARLDTMVTVVDAANLLNDYSSHDFLEDRGETLGEDDDRTLVHLLTDQIEFADVVVLNKVSAATPDQVDAAQKIIRSLNADAKIIETDFSKVASKDILNTGLFDFEKAHEHPLWAKELYGFADHVPETEEYGVQSFVYRARQPFDPKKIHNLLNGSLPGVIRAKGHFWMATRPDWVAEFSLAGALSSISPIGTWWASVPQNRWPDNPQAIKYLKETWAEPFGDRRQEIVFIGTGIDWERLKSRLDGALLEVADAEELKQLTKLPDPFPTWMRREQVA from the coding sequence GTGTCAGGCACGCGTCTACCTGTCACTGTCCTTTCTGGCTTTCTGGGGGCCGGAAAGACGACTTTGCTCAACACCATCCTGAACAATCGCGAAGGTCTCCGTGTCGCGGTCATCGTCAATGACATGTCCGAAGTCAATATTGATGCCGATCTTGTTCGTGCCGGTGGCGCAGAGTTGAGCCAGACGGATGAAACGCTCGTTGAAATGTCCAATGGCTGCATTTGCTGCACCTTGCGTGATGACCTGTTGATTGAAGTCCGCAAGCTCGCCAGTGAAAGCAGGTTTGATTATCTATTGATTGAATCAACCGGGATTGCCGAGCCTTTGCCCGTAGCGGCAACATTCGAATTTCGCGATGAGATGGGTGTCAGCCTATCTGATGTGGCACGCCTCGATACCATGGTGACAGTGGTGGATGCTGCCAATCTTCTCAACGACTATTCAAGTCACGACTTCCTGGAAGATCGCGGCGAAACGTTGGGTGAGGACGATGACCGTACTCTTGTTCACCTTCTGACCGACCAGATCGAATTTGCCGATGTTGTCGTGCTCAACAAGGTGAGCGCCGCGACGCCAGACCAGGTGGACGCGGCGCAAAAGATTATCCGCAGCCTGAATGCCGATGCCAAGATCATCGAAACAGACTTCAGCAAAGTTGCCAGCAAGGATATTCTGAACACCGGCCTGTTTGACTTTGAAAAGGCGCACGAGCATCCATTATGGGCCAAGGAGCTCTATGGCTTCGCAGATCACGTGCCTGAAACAGAGGAATATGGCGTCCAATCCTTCGTTTATCGCGCAAGGCAGCCGTTTGATCCCAAGAAAATTCACAACCTTCTGAATGGCTCGCTTCCCGGTGTCATCCGTGCGAAAGGCCATTTCTGGATGGCAACGCGCCCTGACTGGGTTGCTGAATTTTCCCTCGCGGGTGCTCTGTCGAGCATTTCCCCCATTGGCACCTGGTGGGCATCGGTGCCGCAAAACCGTTGGCCGGACAACCCTCAGGCGATCAAATATCTCAAGGAAACCTGGGCCGAACCATTTGGTGACCGCCGGCAGGAAATCGTGTTTATCGGAACCGGCATTGATTGGGAGCGCTTGAAGTCCCGATTGGATGGTGCGCTGCTTGAGGTTGCTGATGCAGAAGAGCTGAAACAGCTTACAAAACTCCCTGATCCTTTTCCAACATGGATGAGACGGGAACAGGTGGCGTGA
- a CDS encoding DUF4198 domain-containing protein translates to MKKLLIGVAAAAIGFAGAAEAHFQLLYTPKVMLDKTQEIPLKLMFGHPMENGHAMDMGQPEAFDVYYKDKKTDLLPTLKPITWKGAHNEAKAFETSYSIKRNGDYVFALTPAPYYEESEDIYIQQITKAYVNKAMPTTWNEPLGLPAEIVPLNKPYQNYVGGTFSGQVLSDGKPAAGVECEIEYINPAIDLEANAFAKQAEGPVPDSAIVAITDPNGVFTFGIPRAGKWGFACLGAGPDTEHEGKELSQDAVLWIDVTEFK, encoded by the coding sequence ATGAAAAAACTGCTTATTGGTGTTGCTGCAGCGGCGATTGGTTTTGCTGGAGCCGCAGAGGCCCATTTCCAGCTGCTTTACACGCCCAAGGTTATGCTCGACAAAACTCAGGAAATTCCGCTCAAATTGATGTTTGGTCATCCGATGGAAAATGGACATGCCATGGATATGGGGCAGCCAGAAGCCTTTGATGTCTACTACAAGGATAAGAAGACCGACCTGCTGCCAACCCTAAAACCGATTACGTGGAAAGGGGCTCACAACGAGGCCAAGGCGTTTGAAACCTCATACAGCATCAAGCGTAACGGCGATTACGTCTTCGCTTTGACTCCGGCTCCCTACTACGAAGAGAGCGAAGACATCTACATCCAGCAGATTACCAAGGCATATGTGAACAAGGCCATGCCGACGACGTGGAATGAGCCTTTGGGGCTGCCAGCCGAGATCGTTCCGCTCAACAAGCCCTATCAGAATTATGTAGGCGGTACATTCTCCGGTCAGGTGCTTTCCGATGGTAAGCCGGCAGCCGGGGTTGAATGTGAAATAGAATATATCAATCCTGCCATTGACCTTGAAGCCAATGCATTTGCCAAGCAAGCCGAAGGGCCCGTGCCAGATAGCGCCATCGTTGCCATCACCGATCCGAACGGTGTCTTCACATTCGGCATTCCTCGCGCCGGCAAGTGGGGATTTGCCTGCCTTGGTGCCGGGCCAGACACCGAGCATGAAGGCAAGGAGCTCTCCCAAGATGCCGTCCTCTGGATCGATGTAACCGAATTCAAATAA
- a CDS encoding ferrous iron transport protein A, protein MTKSDQLAEFNKILTLNDILPGSRVRVKRHNAKGSVRQRLLDLGVMPNASILVVRAAPLNDPIELRLDATDITLRRREAATIEVIESQDD, encoded by the coding sequence ATGACCAAATCTGACCAATTGGCAGAGTTCAATAAGATATTGACTTTAAATGACATTCTTCCCGGATCTCGCGTCCGCGTTAAGCGCCACAACGCAAAAGGGTCAGTGCGGCAGCGGCTTCTGGATCTGGGCGTCATGCCAAATGCGTCCATTCTGGTGGTGCGCGCAGCCCCTTTAAACGACCCGATTGAGCTCCGCCTGGATGCCACAGATATCACCTTGCGCAGACGCGAAGCAGCAACCATTGAAGTAATCGAGAGCCAAGATGACTGA
- a CDS encoding AbrB family transcriptional regulator yields MADGLAPILEQIKRQTQLKILAKWCLLILFSFGLAASLEWLGLPAGLLMGPMIIAIIFAVKGAALKTSQPLFVFAQGIVGIMIASNLPVTVFGQIWTDWSVFLFGTMATVIASTLLGWAMTRSGLLPGTTAIWGSSPGGATLMTLMCEPYGADMRLVAFMQYMRVLGCVASASLVAMYLGVPSSMHSAFELPDMASWISAIPPIIVAFVASAVGVRSRIPGGTILLPMSIGIIIKIFWPISLDLPLPVLALSYAIIGWGIGARFSMETLRHAAKAFTRVLGSVILLILICACIGAILTVLTGIDLLTALLATSPGGLDAIAIIATSTHVDISFVLAMQTSRYLVVAFAAPILARSLSAKATAA; encoded by the coding sequence ATGGCAGACGGTCTTGCGCCTATCCTTGAACAGATCAAAAGGCAGACTCAATTGAAGATATTGGCAAAATGGTGCCTTCTGATCCTCTTTTCCTTCGGGTTGGCGGCAAGCCTTGAATGGCTCGGGCTGCCTGCGGGGCTTCTCATGGGGCCGATGATCATTGCCATCATCTTTGCCGTGAAGGGGGCAGCGTTAAAGACATCCCAGCCACTGTTCGTCTTTGCTCAAGGGATTGTCGGCATCATGATTGCCAGCAATCTGCCGGTGACCGTGTTTGGTCAAATCTGGACAGACTGGTCCGTCTTTCTCTTTGGCACGATGGCAACTGTCATTGCTTCCACCCTGCTGGGCTGGGCGATGACCCGATCCGGCCTGCTGCCGGGAACAACTGCAATCTGGGGATCTTCCCCGGGTGGCGCAACACTCATGACCCTGATGTGCGAACCCTATGGCGCTGATATGCGGCTGGTTGCCTTCATGCAGTATATGCGGGTTCTGGGCTGCGTTGCGTCGGCGTCGCTGGTTGCCATGTATCTTGGCGTCCCCTCTTCGATGCATTCGGCATTCGAGCTGCCTGACATGGCAAGCTGGATCTCGGCCATTCCGCCAATCATCGTCGCCTTCGTTGCTTCAGCCGTGGGGGTTCGATCACGCATTCCCGGAGGTACGATCCTGTTGCCGATGAGCATCGGGATCATCATCAAGATTTTCTGGCCGATCTCTCTGGACCTGCCCCTGCCGGTGCTTGCACTGAGCTATGCGATTATTGGATGGGGTATCGGTGCCCGTTTTTCGATGGAGACCCTCAGACATGCGGCCAAGGCTTTTACCAGAGTCCTCGGTTCGGTAATACTGCTGATCCTCATCTGTGCCTGCATCGGTGCCATTCTGACTGTCCTTACTGGCATTGATCTGCTCACGGCCCTGCTGGCGACAAGTCCGGGCGGGTTGGACGCAATCGCGATTATCGCGACCTCCACCCATGTGGATATTTCTTTTGTTCTGGCGATGCAAACAAGCCGATATCTGGTTGTCGCCTTCGCTGCGCCTATTCTGGCCCGGTCATTGTCAGCAAAAGCGACTGCTGCTTGA
- a CDS encoding MFS transporter: MKSLQTITQPNNQNWLATGALLVGAFMNMLDATIVNLALPAIRDDLGAGPNTQQWVLVAYLLTFAAGLLPLGRFGDLFGRKRMFMAGLCGFIATSLAAGMATDAYGLVFSRAVQGAAAAAMVPQVLAIIHALFEPEERGKAIGLFGMINALGAVAGPVIGGFLISADLYGLGWRLVFLINLPIGLAALAGAALWLPKDKASGRGKADWLGAACFALCISLLIYPMIEGRSLGWPIWLIAAPVAATIFALAFWRRQRWLAVVDLLETLPTTLMTQSGYVTGVASVMVVISGLSGTMVILAITLQTGLGLTPAAAGLAIISHPFCAMLASFFSGRLSSRWLALRVTGGLFCLFAGLVWLRIAGMTMMSGIDILGPLIMVGSGAGLTFVALFQSTLAEVSAPDAGAGSGALQACQQVGIAFGIAIVGQIFFARLESQQAGDGYRSAFTTALIYPIGVTAALFLFSLRKFLFKRTNR, encoded by the coding sequence ATGAAAAGCCTGCAAACGATAACGCAACCCAATAATCAGAACTGGCTTGCAACCGGAGCGCTCCTTGTTGGTGCGTTCATGAATATGCTGGATGCAACCATCGTCAATCTGGCATTGCCTGCCATCCGCGATGATCTTGGTGCTGGGCCGAACACTCAACAATGGGTTCTCGTCGCATATTTGCTCACATTCGCAGCAGGGCTTTTGCCCTTGGGGCGTTTCGGTGATCTGTTCGGTCGCAAACGCATGTTCATGGCAGGTCTTTGCGGCTTCATCGCCACATCGCTTGCTGCGGGGATGGCAACCGACGCCTATGGTCTGGTCTTCTCGCGCGCTGTGCAAGGGGCGGCTGCCGCTGCGATGGTACCACAAGTTTTGGCGATCATTCACGCGCTGTTCGAGCCGGAGGAACGTGGCAAGGCGATTGGTCTTTTCGGCATGATCAATGCGCTGGGAGCCGTGGCCGGACCTGTGATTGGCGGGTTTTTGATATCCGCCGATCTTTATGGCTTGGGATGGCGTCTTGTCTTCCTCATCAACCTGCCAATCGGTTTGGCGGCCCTTGCCGGAGCGGCGCTCTGGTTGCCCAAGGACAAGGCTTCCGGACGTGGCAAAGCCGATTGGCTTGGTGCGGCCTGCTTTGCCTTGTGCATTTCTTTGCTCATCTATCCAATGATAGAGGGGAGGTCACTCGGCTGGCCTATTTGGCTGATAGCGGCCCCTGTTGCAGCAACGATCTTCGCTCTGGCCTTTTGGCGGCGTCAGCGTTGGCTGGCAGTTGTCGATCTGCTTGAAACATTGCCGACAACACTGATGACACAGTCTGGATATGTCACAGGTGTCGCCAGCGTCATGGTGGTGATCAGCGGGCTCTCCGGGACCATGGTGATATTGGCCATTACCCTGCAAACGGGTTTGGGTCTGACACCTGCTGCTGCCGGTCTGGCCATTATATCCCACCCATTTTGCGCAATGCTGGCCTCTTTCTTCAGTGGGCGTTTGAGCTCACGCTGGCTTGCCTTGCGTGTGACAGGCGGCCTTTTTTGCCTCTTTGCGGGATTGGTGTGGCTTCGCATTGCTGGGATGACGATGATGAGCGGGATCGATATCCTTGGTCCTCTGATTATGGTTGGCAGCGGCGCGGGGCTCACATTTGTCGCCTTGTTCCAGTCTACACTTGCCGAGGTTTCGGCCCCTGATGCCGGGGCCGGCTCTGGTGCGTTGCAGGCCTGCCAACAGGTGGGCATCGCTTTCGGCATTGCAATCGTTGGTCAGATTTTCTTTGCCAGGCTCGAAAGTCAGCAGGCTGGCGACGGATATCGCAGCGCCTTCACGACTGCATTGATCTATCCCATCGGCGTTACTGCTGCGCTTTTCCTGTTTTCGTTACGAAAATTTCTTTTCAAAAGGACAAATCGATGA
- a CDS encoding class I SAM-dependent methyltransferase: protein MTFSIEGKTPLQFWEGLYANASGETSGNPSAALARFAKDRTPGVALDLGCAKGDDAVWLAKQGWQVLGVDIAPAALRHAAANAARNNVTVRFEQHDLSQSFPDGTFDLISASFLQTPFDLPWADIMRRAAKALRPGGLLLAVTHERVAPWAWSDSEQALPNAKDRFADLALPQSDWRQLYVGSVDRVASGPDGQQAQVRDAVIALERCN from the coding sequence ATGACTTTCAGCATTGAAGGCAAGACGCCCCTCCAATTCTGGGAAGGGCTTTATGCCAACGCGTCTGGCGAAACGTCGGGCAATCCTTCGGCTGCTCTGGCCCGGTTTGCAAAAGATCGGACACCTGGAGTGGCATTGGATCTGGGCTGCGCAAAGGGGGACGACGCGGTCTGGCTCGCCAAACAAGGCTGGCAGGTTTTGGGCGTTGACATTGCTCCAGCCGCCTTAAGACACGCTGCTGCGAATGCCGCGCGCAACAATGTGACGGTCCGTTTTGAGCAACATGATCTGTCCCAAAGCTTTCCTGACGGCACCTTCGATCTGATTTCCGCAAGTTTCTTGCAAACACCTTTTGATTTGCCATGGGCCGACATAATGCGACGTGCCGCCAAGGCGCTTCGCCCGGGTGGGTTGCTCCTTGCCGTAACCCACGAGCGCGTTGCCCCTTGGGCATGGAGCGATTCCGAACAGGCTTTGCCCAACGCCAAAGACAGGTTTGCCGACTTGGCCTTGCCCCAATCCGACTGGCGCCAGCTCTATGTCGGCTCCGTGGACAGGGTCGCCTCTGGGCCGGATGGGCAACAGGCTCAAGTCCGTGATGCCGTCATTGCGCTGGAGCGCTGCAACTAA
- a CDS encoding Rrf2 family transcriptional regulator, with translation MPTDSRLPRVLHTLLHLDEAEEPLTSEMIGKMLGTNPSLVRRTMAGLRKAGMVESIKGHGGGWILAKSLDQINLAEVYDALGTPTLFAVGVSGDRPDCLLERAANVATINALDKARESFLSELQAITVADLFDEPRTQVAAFRRKTKNRAGHPARFKITRQ, from the coding sequence ATGCCCACCGACAGCCGACTGCCCCGCGTCCTTCACACTCTTCTCCATCTCGACGAAGCAGAAGAGCCTCTCACTTCGGAGATGATCGGTAAGATGTTGGGAACAAATCCATCCCTTGTCCGCCGCACGATGGCAGGGTTGCGCAAGGCGGGAATGGTAGAGTCAATCAAAGGGCATGGTGGCGGCTGGATCTTGGCCAAATCGCTTGACCAGATAAATCTTGCTGAAGTCTATGATGCTCTGGGAACGCCAACACTATTTGCCGTCGGCGTCTCGGGAGATCGACCCGATTGCCTTTTGGAACGCGCCGCAAATGTGGCAACAATCAATGCGTTGGACAAAGCCCGCGAAAGTTTTCTCTCCGAACTTCAGGCTATCACTGTCGCAGATCTCTTTGATGAGCCGCGCACCCAAGTTGCTGCTTTTCGAAGAAAAACGAAGAACCGGGCTGGCCATCCAGCCCGGTTCAAGATCACAAGGCAATAG